Proteins encoded in a region of the Perca fluviatilis chromosome 8, GENO_Pfluv_1.0, whole genome shotgun sequence genome:
- the zgc:112052 gene encoding protein C19orf12 homolog: MSHRIDDVMKLCSELSANQQIQTTVKGSGKGAAAAGGLAFAGGLVGGPLGIAVGGAVGGLLGCWLTSGQFKPLPQIIMELSPQQQQKLYDDLMVVLGDVQWTDLAQLTALVMGNATLKQQLTAALLGYISKELQAEVHYVD, encoded by the exons ATGAGTCATCGAATTGATGATGTCATGAAGCTGTGTTCAGAGTTATCTGCCAATCAGCAAATCCAGACCACGGTGAAAGGCTCAGGGAagggagcagcagcagctggtggACTGGCCTTCGCTGGAGGGTTAGTTGGGGGCCCTCTTGGTATTGCAGTGG GCGGTGCTGTTGGAGGCCTGCTGGGCTGCTGGCTGACCAGTGGACAATTCAAACCGCTGCCTCAGATCATCATGGAGCTCAgtcctcagcagcagcagaagcttTACGATGATCTTATGGTCGTCCTGGGAGACGTTCAGTGGACAGATTTGGCTCAGCTAACTGCTCTGGTGATGGGCAACGCCACCTTGAAGCAGCAACTTACAGCCGCCCTTCTCGGGTATATTTCCAAGGAGCTCCAGGCGGAGGTGCACTACGTGGATTAG
- the LOC120564488 gene encoding cytochrome b-c1 complex subunit Rieske, mitochondrial-like, with the protein MMSVAARSGALAPYLHSTKHAVKSLVKPGAKDLAPAAAAGGIRLAHTDIKIPDFTDYRRPEVTDPNKSSQDSSDARRSFSYLFTGATTVVGVYAAKTVVTQFLSSMSATADVLALSQIEIKLSEIPEGKNMTFKWRGKPLFVRHRTEKEIATEEGVNMSELRDPQHDKDRVINPKWMVVLGVCTHLGCVPIANAGDFGGYYCPCHGSHYDASGRIRKGPAPLNLEVPYYVFPDEDTLLVG; encoded by the exons ATGATGTCCGTGGCCGCCCGGTCCGGGGCTCTTGCCCCTTACTTGCATTCAACAAAACACGCAGTTAAAAGCCTGGTGAAACCTGGAGCGAAGGACTTGGCGCCTGCTGCTG CTGCTGGGGGGATCCGCCTTGCCCACACCGATATCAAGATTCCTGACTTTACAGACTACCGTCGCCCCGAGGTTACCGACCCCAACAAGTCCTCCCAGGACAGCAGTGACGCAAGAAGGTCGTTCTCTTACCTTTTCACTGGAGCGACCACTGTGGTTGGTGTGTATGCAGCCAAAACCGTGGTCACCCAGTTTCTCTCCTCAATGAGTGCGACAGCAGATGTCCTGGCCCTATCCCAGATTGAGATCAAGCTCAGTGAGATCCCTGAAGGCAAAAACATGACCTTCAAGTGGAGAGGAAAGCCCCTGTTTGTCCGCCACCGCACAGAGAAGGAAATCGCCACAGAGGAGGGTGTGAATATGTCGGAGCTGCGTGACCCCCAGCATGACAAGGATAGAGTGATTAACCCCAAGTGGATGGTCGTCCTCGGTGTGTGCACCCATCTGGGTTGTGTGCCCATCGCCAACGCTGGAGACTTCGGAGGCTACTACTGTCCCTGCCACGGCTCCCACTACGATGCTTCAGGAAGAATAAGAAAGGGACCAGCGCCTCTTAACCTGGAGGTTCCCTACTATGTATTCCCTGATGAGGACACACTCTTGGTGGGATAA
- the rxylt1 gene encoding ribitol-5-phosphate xylosyltransferase 1 has translation MKIPKRKLFLLIIFAYVAFSLYAAYNVFFSTKVISRVHRVVKKESGALSGVRDGGAVAPFLAGDWNPWEDEQVDYNSALTKKREAFKQHLGRIDKNKPKRYRVQIWGKAAIGIYLWEHILEGPLNPTDKIAQWREGELQSGKIDFSFYTGPAVVQGHVPLDMHSLVLVLNGREQQKVSYSTRWLEHVQSLVQSHTVSHVAVVLLGNEHCNNNFIAPYLKRNGGFVELLFLVYDSPWVNDKDVFQWPLGVATYRQFPMIRPNAQLITSNRPYLCNFLGTVYKNSSRETLMQVLKQSGLEKECITTARDKWLPQETADSLRRYQTALAESELTLCPVGVNTECYRIYEACSYGSVPVVEDVLTPGTCAAGPSSPLRLLKAAGAPFIFISDWKELPAILERERGMSQEQRVDRRRRLLEWYASFRQQMKERFTEVIEETFFKSAGPLFLTDKHLKAIQG, from the exons atgaaaataccCAAAAGAAAACTATTCCTTCTAATTATTTTTGCGTATGTGGCTTTTTCACTCTATGCTGCATACAATGTCTTCTTTAGCACCAAAGTAATCTCCCGCGTTCACAGGGTGGTAAAGAAGGAGTCTGGAGCACTCTCGG GTGTCAGAGACGGCGGTGCTGTTGCTCCGTTTTTAGCAGGTGATTGGAATCCGTGGGAGGATGAGCAGGTGGACTACAACTCCGCTCTGACCAAAAAGAGGGAGGCCTTCAAACAGCACCTGGGTCGAATTGACAAGAACAAACCCAAAAGATACAGGGTACAAATCTGGGGGAAAGCTGCCATAG GGATTTACCTTTGGGAACATATTTTAGAGGGACCCCTCAACCCTACTGACAAGATCGCACaatggagagaaggagagcTGCAGTCAGGAAAGATTGATTTCAG TTTCTACACAGGTCCTGCTGTGGTCCAGGGCCATGTCCCTCTGGATATGCACAGCCTGGTGCTGGTTCTGAACGGCCGCGAGCAGCAGAAGGTCTCTTACTCTACACGGTGGCTGGAGCACGTCCAATCTCTGGTACAGTCCCACACAGTGTCCCATGTGGCTGTGGTCCTGCTGGGCAACGAGCACTGCAACAACAACTTCATTGCCCCTTACTTAAAGAGAAATGGTGGCTTTGTGGAACTGCTGTTTCTAGTGTACGACAGCCCCTGGGTCAACGACAAGGATGTCTTCCAGTGGCCTCTTGGTGTCGCTAC ATATAGACAGTTTCCTATGATCAGGCCAAATGCCCAACTGATTACCTCCAACAGGCCATACCTCTGCAATTTCCTAGGAACTGTTTACAAAAATTCCTCCAGAGAGACTCTCATGCAGGTGCTAAAACAGTCTGGTCTGGAAAAGGAATGCATCACCACTGCCAGGGATAA GTGGCTCCCTCAGGAGACAGCAGACAGCCTGAGACGCTATCAGACAGCTCTGGCCGAGAGCGAGCTCACTCTCTGCCCAGTTGGAGTCAACACCGAGTGCTACCGCATCTACGAGGCCTGCTCGTATGGCTCAGtgccagtggtggaagatgTACTGACACCTGGGACTTGCGCGGCAGGGCCCAGCTCCCCACTGCGCCTGCTCAAAGCTGCAGGAGCACCCTTCATCTTCATCAGCGATTGGAAGGAGCTGCCGGCCATcttggagagggagagagggatgagCCAGGAGCAGAGGgtggacaggaggaggaggctgcTGGAGTGGTACGCCAGCTTCCGTCAGCAGATGAAGGAGAGGTTCACCGAGGTCATCGAGGAGACTTTCTTCAAGAGCGCTGGCCCGTTGTTCTTAACTGACAAACATTTAAAAGCTATACAGGGGTAG